The Balneola sp. MJW-20 genome window below encodes:
- a CDS encoding 2-hydroxyacid dehydrogenase, protein MKPKILVTEPIPDKVITHLSSFGKIIQGERGEYNTEEDLIAGLQHADALLCMLSTPVSRKVIENAPKLKVIANFAVGYDNIDVNAAHEKGIRVANTPDVLTEACGDFAMGLLMAVTRKFNEAEQYLREGKFKGWEPLGFLGMELRGKTLGIIGMGRIGQSFAHRARAFGMNIAYHNRNPLPDDITHALDAVYYTDHRQLAREADVLSLNCPLTEGTHHLVDEDILKIMPDHAYLINISRGPVVDEAALARALKEGQIAGAGLDVFEEEPEVHPELIQAPNATILPHIASATFETREAIGMLAANAIISVLKGKKDSEIPNLITG, encoded by the coding sequence ATGAAACCGAAGATCCTGGTCACAGAACCTATTCCTGACAAAGTAATCACTCACCTTTCCTCTTTCGGAAAAATCATACAGGGTGAGCGCGGGGAATATAATACAGAGGAAGATCTGATTGCCGGACTGCAACATGCAGATGCTCTGCTATGCATGCTGTCTACCCCGGTTAGTCGCAAGGTCATAGAAAATGCCCCTAAGCTAAAAGTGATCGCTAACTTCGCCGTTGGCTACGACAATATTGATGTAAATGCAGCACACGAAAAAGGGATCCGGGTTGCAAACACACCGGATGTCCTGACCGAAGCCTGCGGAGATTTTGCCATGGGATTACTGATGGCAGTGACCCGAAAATTCAACGAAGCGGAACAGTATCTCCGTGAAGGAAAGTTCAAAGGATGGGAACCACTGGGATTTCTGGGCATGGAACTCCGGGGCAAGACGCTGGGCATTATCGGAATGGGACGGATAGGACAATCATTTGCACATCGCGCCCGTGCTTTCGGAATGAATATCGCCTATCACAACAGGAATCCATTGCCTGATGATATTACACATGCACTTGACGCCGTTTATTATACCGATCACCGGCAGCTTGCCCGGGAGGCGGATGTACTGAGTCTCAATTGTCCGCTGACCGAAGGAACACATCATCTGGTGGATGAAGATATTCTGAAGATCATGCCGGATCATGCCTATCTGATCAATATCTCCAGAGGGCCGGTTGTAGATGAGGCCGCTCTCGCCAGAGCCCTGAAAGAAGGACAGATAGCAGGAGCAGGGCTTGATGTATTTGAGGAAGAACCTGAAGTTCACCCGGAACTTATTCAGGCTCCGAATGCTACCATATTACCACATATTGCAAGCGCTACTTTTGAAACACGGGAAGCGATCGGAATGCTTGCTGCCAATGCGATCATAAGTGTGCTGAAAGGCAAGAAAGACAGTGAGATACCGAACTTGATTACCGGTTGA
- the rsfS gene encoding ribosome silencing factor — MTKIKEPANKRFEESYTGSKVSSKDMVEVITEALLSKKGQDVTVMDVSELTTLTDYFVVAHGNSDVQIKALADAVEDDLREKMGERAWKKEGFNTRSWIILDYVNVVIHVMSKEKREYYSIERMWNDAKITKVEDKPAS, encoded by the coding sequence AGAGCTACACCGGATCAAAAGTATCCTCCAAAGATATGGTTGAGGTAATCACCGAAGCTCTGCTAAGTAAAAAAGGTCAGGATGTAACCGTTATGGATGTATCTGAGCTGACCACTCTTACCGACTACTTCGTGGTGGCACACGGTAATTCTGATGTACAGATCAAAGCTCTCGCCGATGCAGTGGAAGATGATCTTCGTGAAAAGATGGGCGAACGTGCCTGGAAGAAAGAAGGCTTTAACACAAGATCCTGGATCATTCTGGACTATGTGAATGTCGTAATCCATGTAATGAGCAAAGAAAAGCGGGAATACTACAGCATCGAAAGAATGTGGAATGATGCCAAGATCACCAAAGTAGAAGATAAGCCGGCTTCCTGA